The genomic DNA CGGCGCTGGGCATTCGCTACTTCACGGTACAGGTCCTCGACTGCAACGCGGCCTATCGCCGACTCGTCGCGGCCGGCGTGCGCCAGGCGATGGCGCCGATCAACTTCGGCGCGCTTGCGCGCATCTGCTTCGTGCGCGACCCCGACGGCAACGTGATCGAGATTTCGCAACGCGCGGCCGAAGGCCGCCCGCTTCCGCTGGACTAGCGCGATGAGGCGCAGCACCGACCGCATACTGACCACCCATACCGGCAGCCTGCCCCGCCCAGACGATCTCACCGATATGCTTTATGCCCGCGAGGCCGGCGAATTGCGCGCGCGCGCGGCGCTCGATACGCGCGTGCGTTCCGCCGTCGCAGAGGTCGTACGCAGGCAGGCGGAGGCCGGCATCGACGTCGTCAACGACGGCGAAATGGGAAAGATCGGCTATTCGACATACGTCAAGGACCGGCTGAGCGGCTTCGGCGACGAGGAGCACAAGCGCGCCTCGCTGACCGCGGCCGACATGGCGGAGTTTCCCGAGTTCACCCAGCGCGCATTTGCGGGACGCAAGATGCCCGCGATGAGGCGCCCGTCGTGCAATGGCCCGATCGCCTACCGCGGCGGCGCCGAACTGGAGCGCGACCTCGACAATCTGAGGGCGGCGCTTGCTGAGGTAAAGGTCGCGGAGGCGTTTGTCAGCGCTGCCTCGCCCGGTGTGATCGCGCAGTTCCTCGGCAACTATCATTACCCGACCCACGAGGCCTACATCGCCGCGCTCGCAGACGCGATGAAGAGCGAGTACGACGCGATCCATCGTGCGGGATTCCTGCTCCAGCTCGATTGCCCCGATCTCGCGATGAGCCGCCATATCCAGTTCGCGGACGCGAGCACCGCCGAATTTCGCAAGGTGGCCGAGCTGCACGTCGAGGCACTCAATCACGCGCTGCGCGACGTTGCGCCTGACCGCGTCCGGCTCCATCTGTGCTGGGGCAACTACGAGGGTCCGCACCATCGCGACATCGCGCTCGCCGAGATCATCGACATCGTGCTCAAGGCGCGTCCGATGGCGATTTCTTATGAGGCGGCCAACCCGCGCCATGAACACGAGTTCAAAGTCTTCGAGAGCGCCAGGCTGCCCCCCGGCAAGATCCTGATCCCGGGTGTGCTCGATTCGACTACCAACTTCATCGAACATCCCGAGGTCGTCGCTATGCGCATCTGCAACCTGACGCGAATCGTCGGGCGCGAGAACGTGATCGCGGGCACCGACTGCGGGTTTGCGACCTTTGCCGGGTTCTCGCGCGTGGTGCCCGCGATCGCGTGGGCGAAGCTGCGCGCGATGGCCGAGGGCGCGCGCCTCGCCTCGCGCGCGCTGTGGAATTAGCCGGTCGCGCCGGTTTCCGCAGGGGGCGTGGCCCCGCCAATTGCTCTTTGCTACTGCGCCATGTAGGCGCCGTCCACCGGCATCGACACGCCGCATACGAACGACGACGCGTCCGAGGACAGCCACAGCACAGACTCCGCGATCTCTTCTGGCTGCCCGAGCCGGTTGATCGGATGGGTCTGGATGACGGCCTTTTCGTCGAAGCTGCCGCGGTCCATCACCCGCGCGACCATCGGCGTGCGGATGAATCCCGGGCACACGGCGTTGATCCGGATACCCTTGCTGGAGAACTCCAGCGCCGCCGCCTTGGTCAGGCCAACGACGCCGTGTTTGGCCGCGGTGTAGGCTGCGGTGTTCGCGATTCCAGCCAGGCCGCAGATCGACGCGGTGTTGACGATCGTACCGCCGCCGCCCGTGAGCATCGCGGGAATCTCGTACTTCATGCAGTAGAATACGCCGCTCAAATTGATTCCGATCACGCGCTGCCAGTTCTCCAGCGTGCATTCGGGAGTCGGCGAGAACTCGCCCTCGATGCCTGCGTTGTTGAATGCGCTGTCGAGCCGGCCGTAGGCGGCAATGGTTCTGGCCACGAGCGCTTCGGCGTCCCTGGAATTCGAGACGTCGGCGGCGTGGAACAGCGCCTCGCCGCCGGCCTCTTTGATCGTGCGCACGGTGCGCTCTCCGCCGTCAACGTTGTAGTCGGCGACAACCACCCTGGCCCCCTCGCGCGCGAAAAGCATCGCGGTCGCGCGGCCGATACCCGAGCCGCCCCCGGTGATTAGCGCCACTTTTCCCTTCAGCCGATCAGCCATGATGGCTCTCCCTTCTGTGACAGGCCGATTTGGCCTTCACCGTCGGTCCCAATAGCACAGCCGCGGGGTCCCGTCACTTGGAGGAGTTTTGCGGCGGGTACGGAGACGCGCTTTCGGGATCGAGGGCTTATTCCTTGAGCGGGATGAAGAGCGACATCCGCTCGTCGCCGCCCAGTCCGCGCGAGGTGTGGCCCTTGCCGGCGAGGTCCTCGGCCAGCAGGATTGTCCCCGGACCGAAGACGCGTCTGTCGCCGTCACTGACAGTGATCTCGACGCTGCCCGTGACATTGACGACGAACTGTCGGCGCGGCGCGTTATGCCAATCGACGAAATAGTCGGGCGATAGCCTGAACATCACGCCCCTGGCGGCGAACATCTGCGAGATTACGCCGGTGTTGTGCGGCGCCGCTTTCGTTTCGATCTCAACGTCCTCGAAATGCGACTCGCCGTTGGCGTCCGCATATATGCGTGTGTATTTCACGCTCGCTGTCTCCGTTGCCCGGCCGCAGGCCGGCTCCTTGACGGCCTCAATGATCTTGATGATCGCTCGTGGCAGATAATCGCAGATGTCAAGCAGCATTGCCGCCCTTCGCCGCTATAATGTAGTCCCACGCTAACCGGCGGAAGCAAGCTGGGGAGATGAACACGTCGCTGTTATGAGATTCTGGCGGCGGCTGCGCCGGTGTCCGGAAAACGGCAAGGGTTTGACCCGCCGGCGGGCGGTTCGATAGCGTTCGCCTTGGGCGCCTTGGAGTTTTGCAGTCAGCGGAGGGTTCCCGGTGGCTCGCGGATTCGAAATCAGACCTCTCGACGCTACCTTCGGCGCGCTGGTGACCGGTCTCAAGCTCGCCGCGCTGGACGAGGCGACTTGGCATGAACTTTACGCCGCCTGGCTGGAGTACGCACTCCTCATCTTTCCCGGCCAGCATCTCAGCCGCGATGAGCAGATCGCCTTCGCCAGACGTTTTGGCCCGCTCGAGTTCGAGATGGCCGCGCTGAGCAACGTGAGAAAAGATGGGACGCTAATCGCCGACCCTGACAACGACATCCTCAAGGTGCTCAAGGGCAACATGGGCTGGCATTGCGACAGCACGTACATGCCGGTGCAGGCCAAGGGTGCGGTCTTTACCGCCCAAGTCGTACCAACCTCCGGCGGAGCAACCGGATGGGCCGATATGCGGGCGGCTTTCGACGCTCTCGACGAGGATCTCCGGACGAAGGTCGAAAACCTCGCGGCCTATCACTCGCTCTACTACAGCCAGGCCAAGCTCGGACATTTGCCGAGGAAAGGGAGCGAATACAACGGCTACGGGTTCCACGATGGGCCGGTGCCGCTGCGTCCCCTGGTGAAGGTCCATCCCGAGACCGGCCGAAAATCGCTGTCAATCGGCCGCCACGCCCACAACATTCCGGATATGGACCCGGCCGAATCTGAGCGGTTCCTGCAGGAGCTGGTAGACTTCGCCTGCCGTCCCCCGCGCGTCTATTATCACCACTGGTCGCCGGGAGATGCTGTGGTGTGGGACAACCGCTGCCTGCTCCACCGAGCCACGCCGTGGGACATGAGCGAGCCTCGGGTGATGTGGCACAGCCGTATTGCCGGCGACCCGGCGACGGAGGCTGCCCTGTCGTGACCCGGCGCGCCAGCGTTAACCCGGGTCAATTCACTGCCACACCGTTCCATCTGAACAGTCGAGG from Candidatus Binataceae bacterium includes the following:
- a CDS encoding cobalamin-independent methionine synthase II family protein, which gives rise to MRRSTDRILTTHTGSLPRPDDLTDMLYAREAGELRARAALDTRVRSAVAEVVRRQAEAGIDVVNDGEMGKIGYSTYVKDRLSGFGDEEHKRASLTAADMAEFPEFTQRAFAGRKMPAMRRPSCNGPIAYRGGAELERDLDNLRAALAEVKVAEAFVSAASPGVIAQFLGNYHYPTHEAYIAALADAMKSEYDAIHRAGFLLQLDCPDLAMSRHIQFADASTAEFRKVAELHVEALNHALRDVAPDRVRLHLCWGNYEGPHHRDIALAEIIDIVLKARPMAISYEAANPRHEHEFKVFESARLPPGKILIPGVLDSTTNFIEHPEVVAMRICNLTRIVGRENVIAGTDCGFATFAGFSRVVPAIAWAKLRAMAEGARLASRALWN
- a CDS encoding SDR family oxidoreductase, with the protein product MADRLKGKVALITGGGSGIGRATAMLFAREGARVVVADYNVDGGERTVRTIKEAGGEALFHAADVSNSRDAEALVARTIAAYGRLDSAFNNAGIEGEFSPTPECTLENWQRVIGINLSGVFYCMKYEIPAMLTGGGGTIVNTASICGLAGIANTAAYTAAKHGVVGLTKAAALEFSSKGIRINAVCPGFIRTPMVARVMDRGSFDEKAVIQTHPINRLGQPEEIAESVLWLSSDASSFVCGVSMPVDGAYMAQ
- a CDS encoding TauD/TfdA family dioxygenase, which codes for MARGFEIRPLDATFGALVTGLKLAALDEATWHELYAAWLEYALLIFPGQHLSRDEQIAFARRFGPLEFEMAALSNVRKDGTLIADPDNDILKVLKGNMGWHCDSTYMPVQAKGAVFTAQVVPTSGGATGWADMRAAFDALDEDLRTKVENLAAYHSLYYSQAKLGHLPRKGSEYNGYGFHDGPVPLRPLVKVHPETGRKSLSIGRHAHNIPDMDPAESERFLQELVDFACRPPRVYYHHWSPGDAVVWDNRCLLHRATPWDMSEPRVMWHSRIAGDPATEAALS